CATACTACTCAATAATGGTTGTATATAACATCTCTGATTGTACATTCAGagttatatatagagagagagatatgggAGAGACAAACAACAAAGGCAAAGTGTGTGTGACTGGTGGAACTGGCTTTCTTGGTTCATGGATGGTCAAAAGGCTTCTTCAACATGGCTATCATGTCaacacaattaattaaaaaataagtaaaacaaatcgagctttgatttttatccAATTCATAAATTAACGACATTAATAACAATTTATTCCGACTCGACAAAGCGGAAAAGGGACCTCAACTACCTCACGAATCTCGACCGGCCCGAGAGCTTCGGCGCAGCGATCGGGGGGTGCGCGGGCGTGTTCCACGTGGCGCACCCGCTCGACTTTGAGGAGAGTGAAGATAGAGAGAGTGGTGAAGGGAGGCGTGGGGATTCTGCGCGCGTGCGTGGACGCCAAGACCCTGAATTCGTTTGAGTATATTGTTGGAATGTTGACATTACGATTGAGGAATTGCATGAATTTTTATCGGTTAATTACCCCCAATATCAGCTACCATCCACAGAGTAAGTTCTTGTAATTCTacattattaaatatattaacatATGTTTGAGTTATTGATTTTGCAGTGAGTTTAAGAATTTGATTCGTGTTAAATTCCCGGTGTTGTCAAGCGGAAAGCTACTCGAAAGTCGATTCAAGTTCGAAAATGGGATTCAAGAAATGTACGATGGAGCCATCAAATCCTTCAAACAATTATGTTTTCGTGCAATAACTTGCAAACCACATATTATGAAGACGACTtaggttttatttatttgtaggTTTATGTAATAATTCTGTTGTGTCGATTTGTCTTTGGGCAAAGATTTAAAGAGCTAATCTTATGTTTGTGTGATTGAATATGCTCACAAATAGTGTGATTTAATTTGTTAGACCAAATTATTCTATTTAATGATCTGATTATTGTATTATGttccaataaagcaccttattTGGTTAAAGTCAATCCAGTGTGTTAGGGAGATATTATCAAACGTGAACAAAACGGATATCCTGAAAGGCGTGAAAACACTTTCAGAGCAAATCAATTTGAcggttctaccaatatttgatcggatacaattcaggttttgAAGTATATCGTATGTTGATTCTGTTATACTTTTTTTTGAACCAGAAATGATCTATAAGAAGGAGGTTGAAGATGAAACGTTGCATCTCCGTTGCAGCTCGACCCCAGCtaggggctctgccccttggaccccgctctcGGAGGCGCTGCCCCTGAACCCCCGTCCAATCATAACGAATTCTAACAAGTGTGCACTCCGCatttccaacttatttgatatctcattatgatcatattgatcaatcaagttaattcaattacactaaaatatccaacacaGTGTAAATTACAACACCCTGACCGTTCATTATTCAAAGCACTCCTATAATCGGGGAAGGACAGCTGATCATTGTAAAATTAAGTAATCAACGATTCAAAACTACATGCTCCATCCGGCTCACAATAGAAGTCACATTTAGTGTGAGcgcatgttttaagaaatgtaaagaataataTGTTGAAACAATTAGTAATATCTATTTGCCaaaaaacaaatgtttagaataactcatttttatcaaatactaatcacttaaaaaaatgcgCCGTTGCCAGGGATTGAACTCGGGTCACCTGGGTGACAGGCTGGaatgcttaccagtgtgacCCATAAGGGTTATacgtcattagggtaagacgcataatgcttatgcgtctttgaacgATGCATAACCCTTGTGTGTCACTCCCCCAttcggaataaatctaatctccttcattaaaatggaattccattagttctctagaacaaaaatagaattgtTCCATTCAAGAAATGTACGATGGAGCCATCAAATCCTTCAAACAATTTGATCTTCTTTGATTATGTTTTCGTGCAATAACTTGCAAACCAGACGACTTAGGATCATTGTAAAATTAAGTAATCAAAGATTCAAAACTACATGCTCCATCCGGCTCACAGTAGAAGTCACATTtagtgttttaagaaatgtaaagaataatatgttgaaaaaattagtgaaatatgaggttcattttttatattggttttatataAAATACTGAGTGaagtaagttagtggaatgtgaaatctacttatcatttatggtaaaaatgaaatgtgactgTTATTATGGAACAGACTGATATAGCAAAATGTGATTCTTATtatgggacaaatggagtattagaCATTATCAAATGTTGTAGCAGGTGAAGAGAACCAAAAACTAATTGGCAACTGACATTTCATTGTGATGCCTAAATTAAATAAAGCtgacttaattaatttgaataaactAATCATGCGACAGCTATATAATtactttactttattccatGTCTATATTTGGCTCGAAAATATTCAAAAGGTGAAGACTGCGATAGGTCTAAATATCAAACCTCATACTCCCCTTCCCCAAGTATAACTTCTAcacatttttaataatatagtcCCAATCTACGATTGAATTTAATGTAACCTCTTCAACAATATATGTTGTAGAATTTTTGGATCTTTCAATCAAATACAAAGTAGCCTCTCTATATGCAAAACAAGACAACAATATATATATGGTCGGGAATTTTTGGATCTTTCAATTAATAATATCGACAAACTTTCCAATTTTATTTCTGTTCTAGTCTCAGTCAAAAATTTATGTTAATTGTGCCACCAATGTTATTTTGtcaaagtaattaaattaaaattttatacaaaGACTCATGTGTTATACTGGTCATCATAAAAACAATGTGAAATGACAATACTTATAAGTAAGAGTTGATTTATCaagattatatatataaaaaattatgctTACAAAATTTATATTCTTTTATGCATACGAAATTAATAGCATATACTCCTATGTAACACATCAGTCCACCATCATATGTCAAACTTTCATATTTCTTTCTTCTAACTTTtctaaaatattcaatttctaATCGCCTTTGTACATTGtgatttcaaattaaaatattgaatGCACACACAATTTCACTATTTGAAATCCAAATCGTGAATCGTATCCTCTTACATTGTGAATGGTAGTAGTATATGATATGTATGTGATGAATTGTGTTCTTAAATTACGATTGACGAGCAGAATAAACTTTATTTAATATAGAATTAATACAGAATAACTGTTCCACACATTAACTTTCCCTTGCCAAACTAGAAAAGTCCAAGCTTTTTGCAACTTTCAATTGCTCCATCATACATTTCTTCCAGTCCATACTTGTACTTATACCCTGTTTCCAGAAGCTTCCTTGACGAAATCTCATATGTTCTTCCAATAGAACTACCAAAAAGACGATGCAAATTTaatcataagaaaaaataaaagaaaatagtaaTAGTTAGACACTAACCAATCAGGAGGCGCAATTTGATAGTTAGGATATCTGTTACAAAGCAACTGATACAATTCATCAATGGTGGTTCCGACAGCTGAACAAATATACCTCCCTTTCGCATCACCCGACTCGAAAAGGAAAATCTGCGCGCTCGCCACATCATCAACGTGCACAACATCAATCGAACCCGCTAAGTACTTGTACGAGTCAGCATTCCCTGCAACCACAGGGCGAacccagaaaaaaaaatgttggtAAATGCGTTATCGCAACTATATATTTTCTTACCGTCTGAATAAGTATGTGCatactaaaaataatactcatacacaaaataaagcCTATAATATGTCtagtaaattttgaaattagtaCAATACAATAATCAAACTTAAAACTCTGTTTATGTGatacttttttacttttttcttttactatatgaaaattttcttttcttttctctaaccaattttttgcactttttctttgtttctttCTCCAATTTCAGTTTCTCCTAAAACTCCAATCTCTGATAATTGGCCTTCAGTTGTGTCAATATAGCATGGACTAAAGATGATTTTggataatttcaataaaattattgTGTGGTAGGAACTTAAGCCCTTGGTAGTTACCgacaaatttcttttttttataatgtgcACGTGTCactgcaataaaaaaaaaaagttggatTTGGTCAATCCCTTGGTAGTTACCaacgaattttttttataatgtgcACGTGTCACTGCAATAAAAAAAGTTGGATTTGGTCAATCCCTTGGCAGTTACCGACGAATTTCTCACAGAATGCCCATAGTCCACGGCTAAAAAATTGACAACATGgaaatttccaacggaaattTTCTGTTGGTAACTCTGATTATCGACGGAAAAATAGGAATTACCGTAAGTAAAATTGTTGTTTTCTGTAGTGTGACGAACGAAATAAAAACTAACCGAGTAGCATAGACACGAGCGTGTAGACAGAAGCAGGGCAGCGGGGGCCGATGAAGGGGCCGTGTATGTAAGTGGGAAGCAGCGTGACGACGTCGAGCCCGTGTTTCTCTCCGAATTCTAACGCAGCTTTTTCCGTCAAGGTCTTGGCCGCCGCGTAGGCAGCCACCGGGGGCGGAGATTTGTGGACGAGGTCGAGGTTGGACCAGGACTCCTCGTCGATTGTGGCGGAGCTTTTGCCGGAGAAGATGGCTGCGACAGCGGAGGAAGTGTAGATGGCTCGTTTGACTGTTTTGGCGTCGAGGCAGGCTTGGAGAATGGAGAGGGTGGAAGTGGTGGAGGTTTCGCCGGAGTTGGTTGTGGTTGTGTCGGTGGGCATTTGATGAGCGACGAGGAATACGCCGATGCAGCCGGCGATGGCGGCTCGGAATGTGTCGGGTTGGTTGAGATCGGCCTCGAATATTCTGAGCCTTTCTGCTGAGCTTGGTAGGTCTTTGAGAAACCCTAGCTctagtgtgtgtttgtgtttgcaTGGATATACtatatatcaattaattaagtgaaataaaaaatgtaatgataATTGTATGGTCAAAGTGATTTATTGACTATTGTTGTTAATCATAGTTTATGTCTCCAATTTTGAGTGTTTTccaaaaaaatgtcaaaaagaTTGCCTTATTAGAGCATGTATAACAAGAGATCTTGTGATAAaattaggggtgtcgaaacgggtacccgcAGATACCCAAACCCGATTTtgcgggtacccgtacccgaaAACTTCAATATTATACTACCCAATCCCGACACGTATAGTTATACGGGTAACCCGATACCCGCATCAGGTATCCCAAACCGACAATTGCAGGTACCCAAACCCGCTGGCATAATTTGAATTGTGTATTATATTATAATGGTATTATGCTTTTAGTTTTCGCTTATCATCAATGTTAGTCATCTAATACAATAATTTTGTGTACATGTTTGTAATTCTAGAATGGATTTTGGGATTGTTGCTAGTTGCTACACTatgattttatatttgtattttaaaagtaactaaaataaaatattttaaaaccctaaccctaaaaataACTGGTATTATCGGGTTTAATGGGTATACCCGCGAGGGTAGTGGGTATACCCATACCcgcaaaaatttaaaacaaactaCCCGATCCCGCCCCGTTTCCCTTTGTCGTCGGGTAGTGGGTCGGGTTGAGGGTTTCCCgatacccgctacccgtttcgacacccctagaTAAAATGTTTACTCGGCCTTGTCAGATTATTAGGTCAATGAAAGAATCCGGCAGGCTCATTAACTATTCAGTTTCGAGATTTTGAAATGTGAGACATCTTTTATACCTAGATGGTTCAAATCCTATATAAGTTTGCATGATGaggaaaaaatagagaaatttTCTAAGGCATATACATTTATCACTCAAAATAAATACTCAAGCAATAGTTTTTCTGTATCAagatttttaatgtattaatatTGATTTACATCACTGGCGGATTCAATTAAGTACCCCAAAATATGGAAGTAGCCTAGTGGTAAATGCATCACCCTTCCACAACATCAACTCAGGATCGATTCCTCCTGAGTGCATTTTTGTCCATTTCTCTCAGGCGCATTTTTGGCCATTATAGTTTCTAATAAGATATGTTTAGATATAATCATTTATTAATTGTTTGCTCATTTACTTCATATAGTTTCTAATAATATTTGactaaatatatactactatttgtTTTCTCCTTTACTTCATACATAATAAAGCTATATGGTTGAATATAATCTTTATTAGCATTTATGATCACTACTATTGTGCTCATATTCTAgattatatagaaaatatgatgcattttatttttagattaaaTATTTCGGACTTtctataaactaatataaattCTTTGTTGTATAAATATCTAAGAATCCATAATTTAATAgtgaaaaattttcaaataataacgctaaaaataattttttttatttaataaatgacTTAATAGAAAAATTGACATAACAGAGGAAAAAAGACcgattgaattttatattttcaagtcaatataattatttatcgtacCCCCAATATGAAATTTCTGGATCTGCCACTGATTTACACTGgcatcaaattatttaattaaatggtgtgtggaagagaaatagaaacaaaaaaattgaaaatgaaacaaACCTGTATTAGATCTAACAGTTGTGTTGACATAATAACCATGTTGAAGAAGTCTCATAACCAGCCATGatccaacatatccattgccacCAGTTACACACACTTTGCCTTTctctatatttttgttttccatCTTATACATATATTGTTATGGGAATATATATTTCTTAATTAACAAATTACTAGTCAATTTATAGCTGGTAATGGAAGCAGGTATTGCGATTCTAATGGTAATAAACTCATGCATAACGGATGTGATTAGTCATGTTGTTAGTGTGGATCCACAAATCCTCATATTCCAAAATTTCCTTCAACTTACATTTGcgtataaaatttatatacataATAAGTGTCGTAATCTTCATTTTAGGAAGATTGTTTCGTGCTCAAAATATTATGAGTCGATTTCTAAATGAAGAAATAGAATACAAAAGAAAATTGAGTAATACTAGTTGTTACAGAGATACATTTGTCAAAcatattttgtaatttgtatatatgattttatttaatgttaagaagtaatttaaaatttgaatatataaCATAGTAGATTAATTAAGTATGTGAGTGTGTGGATGAatccagtggcggacgcagaaaattaTTTTAGCAAGGGCTGCACTGTATGCTACCTTCATCTacgataaatactttttttttatcgtgGATTGTACTAGGTTTGATACAATCGGTAAAATAAGAAACAGATAGAGATAAAAGTGTtcgaaatagtgttagtggaaatTATGTTCCACCTTAAGGAAGAAAAACTTATCATATAGAATAATTTTGATGAacgaataaaaatagaaaaacatgaCATTTTTTCGCAGGCAAATATAATGTACAatgcataaatattttataaataaaaataaattaatatataaatcgaaatgtTTTGTGAATTATATAATTTAGATGACATTGCTATGAAGAAGTAACCCTATTATAAGATATAGAATTGGTTGAAAATTAAGCTGTAAATTTAGAATTTTGGTTATGTTTATATATAAATCACATTTAAAAATTAACATAACACATTTATCAAAATTAGTTTAAACTTGTTAATTTGGGCTCAATTTTTGATGCACTACTTATTAAATAGTTgctttattattagtattatactagttccttttcttcatcttcttcgcaACGGCTGCCATTAATTTTTCTTTGACTTCCTCTGCAATTTTTGCTTTATTAGCAATAATTCAGCCCTTCCAACCATTACACTTTCTAGGATTTAGTCTCTAACATCACTCAAATGGCATGGGCTTGATACATAGgttttgaaattattaaaaaaattagaaatagaaaattcaacaaaaaagcttcttgggaggggcttaagccccttgTCTTGCCTTACTGTGTCCGCCAATGGATGAATCAATAAAAACGATTGATATTTATTACACGACGGAGgaagttaaaaataaaaaataaaaaaaaggaaatgattttgaaaGAGGGTTGACGACTTTGAGACCAAAGTGAAGACACTTGTCTCTATGTGATTGGCTATTTGGAATTTTATTTAGATATATAGAAAATTACTatgtttaaattattttcttatttttatctaCATAAAATATCAGTATTTCTTTCTCCATTTTGCAAAGGATCGAATCAATAGTTATTTctataattcttaaaatttcGGTGATCGTAACCGAGTGTGCTTAGCTAGTATCAATTGTATTTTTACAATTTTGCTTTTcattatactactattaatttatgtatttacaATTTTTACTTTTCGTTAGTATATTAATTTATGCACTTAGTTTGTcgtatttttgaaatatttttatttaaatttaaacttgCTAAAGGTATTATGGTAATTAAGTActaatagaaatataatcacTTCCAAAGTCGtcgttattttattttatttttattatttttgtttgctTTTCGAGAAGTTTCTACCATATTATTtttagagtgatgctaaatggtcatattatgaccggccataaagagttaatttagtccatttacatatataaaaaaattagaattaccgatataactTTATATGCGTGTGAATGAACTTGTGAGTTggtacttatctttgaattccattatgtaaaacacattaatatcacgaattactgtatacgttgagcaacaattaagaaatgacagtagtaataagttgagcaaaaactacgaaagagcagtAGTAACATGTCGAGCAACAAATaatgaaaatgatataaaagtaaaatcaact
This sequence is a window from Salvia splendens isolate huo1 chromosome 14, SspV2, whole genome shotgun sequence. Protein-coding genes within it:
- the LOC121764594 gene encoding protein BRI1-5 ENHANCED 1-like isoform X2, yielding MENKNIEKGKVCVTGGNGYVGSWLVMRLLQHGYYVNTTVRSNTELGFLKDLPSSAERLRIFEADLNQPDTFRAAIAGCIGVFLVAHQMPTDTTTTNSGETSTTSTLSILQACLDAKTVKRAIYTSSAVAAIFSGKSSATIDEESWSNLDLVHKSPPPVAAYAAAKTLTEKAALEFGEKHGLDVVTLLPTYIHGPFIGPRCPASVYTLVSMLLGNADSYKYLAGSIDVVHVDDVASAQIFLFESGDAKGRYICSAVGTTIDELYQLLCNRYPNYQIAPPDCSIGRTYEISSRKLLETGYKYKYGLEEMYDGAIESCKKLGLF
- the LOC121764594 gene encoding protein BRI1-5 ENHANCED 1-like isoform X1, with product MENKNIEKGKVCVTGGNGYVGSWLVMRLLQHGYYVNTTVRSNTVYPCKHKHTLELGFLKDLPSSAERLRIFEADLNQPDTFRAAIAGCIGVFLVAHQMPTDTTTTNSGETSTTSTLSILQACLDAKTVKRAIYTSSAVAAIFSGKSSATIDEESWSNLDLVHKSPPPVAAYAAAKTLTEKAALEFGEKHGLDVVTLLPTYIHGPFIGPRCPASVYTLVSMLLGNADSYKYLAGSIDVVHVDDVASAQIFLFESGDAKGRYICSAVGTTIDELYQLLCNRYPNYQIAPPDCSIGRTYEISSRKLLETGYKYKYGLEEMYDGAIESCKKLGLF